In one Gimesia sp. genomic region, the following are encoded:
- a CDS encoding DUF3309 family protein → MLETILLIVLILFIIGALPTWGYSRSWGYGPSGGLGLILLIILLLVLL, encoded by the coding sequence ATGTTGGAGACCATACTTCTGATCGTTCTGATTCTGTTTATCATCGGTGCACTCCCCACCTGGGGATACAGTCGTAGCTGGGGTTACGGACCCAGCGGCGGACTGGGCCTGATCCTGCTGATCATTCTGCTGCTGGTCCTCCTTTGA